One genomic window of Magnolia sinica isolate HGM2019 chromosome 3, MsV1, whole genome shotgun sequence includes the following:
- the LOC131240292 gene encoding guanosine nucleotide diphosphate dissociation inhibitor 2 isoform X1 translates to MDEEYDVIVLGTGLKECILSGLLSVDGLKVLHMDRNDYYGGESSSLNLIQLWKRFRGNDKPPAHLGSSRDYNVDMIPKFMMANGTLVRVLIHTEVTKYLSFKAVDGSYVFNKGKVHKAPATDMEALKSPLMGLFEKRRARKFFIYVQNYVENDPKTHEGMDLTRVTTRELIAKYGLDDNTVDFIGHAVALHRDDHYLDEPALDTVKRMKLYAESVARFQGGSPYIYPLYGLGELPQGFARLSAVYGGTYMLNKPECKVEFNEEGKVCGVTSEGETAKCKKVVCDPSYLQNKVRKVGRVARAICIMSHPIPNTDESHSVQVILPQKQLGRRSDMYLFCCSYSHNVAPKGKFIAFVSTEAETDQPEVELKPGIDLLGPIDEIFFDIYDRYEPVNEPSLDNCFISTSYDATTHFESTVMDVLSMYTMITGKVVDLSVDLSAASAAEE, encoded by the exons GTCCTACACATGGACAGGAATGACTATTATGGAGGAGAGTCTAGCTCACTCAATCTCATTCAG CTTTGGAAAAGGTTTAGGGGAAATGACAAGCCTCCTGCCCATTTGGGCTCGAGCAGGGATTACAATGTTGACATGATTCCAAAG TTCATGATGGCGAACGGTACTCTAGTTCGGGTTCTTATTCATACGGAAGTTACAAAGTACCTAAGCTTCAAAGCTGTGGACGGGAGCTATGTCTTTAACAAAGGAAAG GTTCACAAGGCTCCAGCAACAGACATGGAGGCCCTCAAATCTCCATTGATGGGCTTATTTGAAAAGCGTCGTGCTCGTAAGTTCTTCATCTATGTCCAAAATTATGTAGAAAATGACCCCAAGACGCATGAAGGGATGGACCTTACAAGAGTGACGACTAGAGAACTTATCGC AAAATATGGTCTCGATGACAACACCGTAGACTTTATTGGCCATGCTGTAGCACTTCATAGAGATGACCACTATCTAGATGAACCTGCATTGGATACTGTGAAGAGAATGAAG CTTTATGCCGAGTCTGTTGCACGGTTTCAAGGAGGATCGCCATACATTTATCCGTTATATGGCTTAGGAGAGCTACCACAG ggatttgcacgCCTCAGTGCGGTTTATGGCGGAACCTATATGTTGAATAAGCCCGAGTGCAAG GTAGAATTCAATGAAGAAGGAAAAGTTTGTGGAGTGACATCAGAAGGGGAAACAGCTAAATGCAAGAAAGTGGTTTGTGATCCTTCATACTTGCAAAACAAG GTTAGGAAGGTCGGAAGAGTTGCAAGGGCGATTTGTATCATGAGCCATCCCATCCCAAACACCGATGAATCTCACTCAGTGCAAGTTATTCTGCCCCAGAAACAACTGGGACGAAGATCTGACAT GTATCTGTTCTGCTGTTCATACTCTCACAATGTTGCTCCTAAAGGCAAATTCATTGCATTCGTCTCAACTGAAGCGGAGACAGATCAGCCCGAGGTAGAACTAAAGCCAGGTATCGATCTTCTGGGTCCGATCGATGAGATATTTTTTGATATTTATGACAGATATGAACCTGTCAATGAACCATCTCTTGATAACTGCTTTATCTCGACG AGTTATGATGCCACGACACACTTCGAGTCGACTGTTATGGATGTGCTTTCCATGTACACAATGATTACTGGGAAG GTTGTCGACCTTAGCGTGGATCTAAGTGCTGCCAGTGCTGCTGAGGAATGA
- the LOC131240292 gene encoding guanosine nucleotide diphosphate dissociation inhibitor 1 isoform X2 — protein MDEEYDVIVLGTGLKECILSGLLSVDGLKVLHMDRNDYYGGESSSLNLIQLWKRFRGNDKPPAHLGSSRDYNVDMIPKFMMANGTLVRVLIHTEVTKYLSFKAVDGSYVFNKGKVHKAPATDMEALKSPLMGLFEKRRARKFFIYVQNYVENDPKTHEGMDLTRVTTRELIAKYGLDDNTVDFIGHAVALHRDDHYLDEPALDTVKRMKLYAESVARFQGGSPYIYPLYGLGELPQGFARLSAVYGGTYMLNKPECKVEFNEEGKVCGVTSEGETAKCKKVVCDPSYLQNKVRKVGRVARAICIMSHPIPNTDESHSVQVILPQKQLGRRSDIWRRFAKLTPSSWEKAMMMIQMGEIG, from the exons GTCCTACACATGGACAGGAATGACTATTATGGAGGAGAGTCTAGCTCACTCAATCTCATTCAG CTTTGGAAAAGGTTTAGGGGAAATGACAAGCCTCCTGCCCATTTGGGCTCGAGCAGGGATTACAATGTTGACATGATTCCAAAG TTCATGATGGCGAACGGTACTCTAGTTCGGGTTCTTATTCATACGGAAGTTACAAAGTACCTAAGCTTCAAAGCTGTGGACGGGAGCTATGTCTTTAACAAAGGAAAG GTTCACAAGGCTCCAGCAACAGACATGGAGGCCCTCAAATCTCCATTGATGGGCTTATTTGAAAAGCGTCGTGCTCGTAAGTTCTTCATCTATGTCCAAAATTATGTAGAAAATGACCCCAAGACGCATGAAGGGATGGACCTTACAAGAGTGACGACTAGAGAACTTATCGC AAAATATGGTCTCGATGACAACACCGTAGACTTTATTGGCCATGCTGTAGCACTTCATAGAGATGACCACTATCTAGATGAACCTGCATTGGATACTGTGAAGAGAATGAAG CTTTATGCCGAGTCTGTTGCACGGTTTCAAGGAGGATCGCCATACATTTATCCGTTATATGGCTTAGGAGAGCTACCACAG ggatttgcacgCCTCAGTGCGGTTTATGGCGGAACCTATATGTTGAATAAGCCCGAGTGCAAG GTAGAATTCAATGAAGAAGGAAAAGTTTGTGGAGTGACATCAGAAGGGGAAACAGCTAAATGCAAGAAAGTGGTTTGTGATCCTTCATACTTGCAAAACAAG GTTAGGAAGGTCGGAAGAGTTGCAAGGGCGATTTGTATCATGAGCCATCCCATCCCAAACACCGATGAATCTCACTCAGTGCAAGTTATTCTGCCCCAGAAACAACTGGGACGAAGATCTGACAT ATGGAGGCGATTTGCCAAGCTGACACCAAGTAGCTGGgaaaaggctatgatgatgatacaAATGGGGGAGATAGGCTAG